In Paenibacillus sp. FSL M7-0420, a single genomic region encodes these proteins:
- a CDS encoding IS110 family transposase has translation MDAVRMCCAGLDVHQETVVACVLKGPIEQKPQCHLKTFGTTTRELLGLQDWLNEHGCREVVMESTGVFWKPVWNILEGSCDLVLANAQRVKNMPGRKSDMQDARWLAQLHRCGLIEGSMVPEQDIRDLRDLTRYRSKMVQAVTAEKNRIHKILQDANIKLTTFMSDLYGVSGRGLLQKIMDGEVVDEMAVKSLVKTRLKKKVPQLLDALNGKLRRHHREMIRDHWDHLVYLEKRITELEARIEAKAEPYLEVIEQIDSIPGIERTSAVTIFAEVGPHVAEMFPSDAQFASWAGVCPGNNESAGKRRKSKTMQGNKHLKGALCQAAWANSRSSNRIGQFFRRIRKRRGDKKANVATAHLLIRILHALMREKRSYQEIDVSLGDETSKKNRLDRYVQYIQQLGYSVQLNPTP, from the coding sequence ATGGATGCTGTACGTATGTGTTGCGCCGGTCTAGACGTGCACCAGGAAACCGTTGTGGCCTGCGTGTTGAAAGGACCGATCGAACAGAAACCACAATGTCACCTGAAAACCTTTGGGACGACAACCCGAGAATTGCTAGGCCTGCAAGATTGGCTGAATGAACACGGCTGTCGGGAAGTGGTGATGGAGAGTACCGGCGTGTTTTGGAAACCGGTATGGAATATCTTAGAGGGCAGTTGTGATCTGGTCTTGGCCAACGCCCAGCGGGTAAAGAATATGCCGGGTCGAAAAAGTGACATGCAAGATGCGCGCTGGTTAGCGCAATTGCACCGTTGCGGGCTCATTGAAGGCAGTATGGTGCCAGAACAGGACATCCGGGATTTGCGAGACTTGACCCGTTACCGGAGTAAGATGGTGCAGGCGGTGACGGCGGAGAAAAACCGTATTCACAAAATCCTGCAGGATGCTAACATCAAGCTGACCACCTTTATGTCCGATCTATATGGGGTTTCGGGCCGGGGCCTGCTCCAGAAGATCATGGACGGCGAGGTCGTAGACGAAATGGCCGTTAAAAGCCTGGTCAAAACCCGTTTAAAAAAGAAAGTTCCGCAGTTGCTAGACGCGCTCAATGGCAAGTTGCGCCGTCATCATCGGGAGATGATTCGAGACCATTGGGACCACTTGGTCTATTTGGAGAAAAGGATCACGGAGCTGGAAGCGCGAATCGAGGCGAAGGCAGAACCGTACCTGGAGGTGATTGAACAAATTGACTCCATTCCAGGAATTGAGCGGACGTCTGCCGTGACCATCTTTGCCGAAGTGGGGCCGCATGTCGCGGAAATGTTCCCGAGTGATGCGCAGTTTGCTTCATGGGCGGGGGTGTGTCCAGGGAACAACGAAAGCGCGGGAAAGCGAAGAAAGTCAAAAACGATGCAAGGGAACAAGCATCTGAAAGGGGCCTTGTGTCAGGCGGCTTGGGCGAACTCTCGGTCCTCGAACCGGATCGGCCAATTCTTTCGACGAATACGTAAGAGACGAGGCGATAAAAAAGCAAACGTCGCCACCGCGCATTTGCTGATTCGAATCCTCCATGCCCTGATGCGGGAGAAGAGGTCCTACCAAGAAATAGACGTCTCACTAGGCGATGAGACGTCCAAGAAAAACCGGTTGGATCGGTACGTGCAATATATCCAGCAGTTAGGATATAGCGTGCAACTAAATCCTACCCCATAG
- a CDS encoding helix-turn-helix domain-containing protein, protein MNYPKELKEYPRLEEKTYPFRLFFNTCREVSPEQNILFLHWHEHFEIIIMREGQAIFHVDSKPYEAGPGDVLMVPSGGLHVGYSLCSGDLSYVSIVFHASLFKDRNQDSQHEQFVAPYLNNLNQFPVMPAAQQPECAAYYHLLERVIAEVEAKQPAFQLVVKNQLHLFFTLMSRAFPARQRSEREQGERGGIHRERFKPLLEHLENHTDQKMSIEAAARFVNLNPFHFCKTFKRLTGRTFIDYVNFCRMDEAQRLLLETDLSITEISGRVGCDNPNYFTKLYKQYKGLTPSQARKQG, encoded by the coding sequence GGAGGTGTCGCCTGAACAGAACATCCTGTTTCTGCACTGGCATGAGCATTTCGAGATCATTATTATGCGCGAAGGCCAAGCTATTTTCCATGTGGATAGCAAGCCTTATGAGGCCGGTCCGGGGGATGTCCTTATGGTGCCGTCCGGCGGGCTTCATGTCGGCTATAGCCTGTGCAGCGGTGACCTGTCGTATGTCTCAATTGTGTTCCATGCCTCGCTGTTCAAGGACCGGAACCAAGATTCCCAGCATGAGCAATTCGTAGCCCCATACCTCAATAATCTGAATCAATTCCCGGTTATGCCTGCGGCCCAGCAGCCTGAATGCGCCGCGTATTATCATTTGCTGGAGCGGGTGATTGCCGAAGTGGAGGCGAAGCAGCCGGCTTTCCAGCTCGTGGTGAAGAATCAGCTGCACCTGTTCTTCACCCTGATGTCCCGGGCCTTCCCGGCCCGTCAGCGCAGCGAGCGGGAGCAGGGGGAACGGGGCGGCATCCACCGCGAACGCTTCAAGCCGCTGCTGGAACACCTGGAGAACCACACAGATCAGAAGATGTCGATTGAGGCTGCCGCCAGGTTTGTGAATCTGAACCCTTTTCATTTCTGCAAAACCTTCAAAAGGCTGACCGGGCGGACGTTCATCGATTATGTGAATTTCTGCAGAATGGATGAGGCGCAGCGGCTGTTGCTGGAAACAGACCTTAGCATTACCGAGATCTCAGGCCGGGTCGGCTGTGACAATCCGAATTACTTCACCAAGCTGTACAAGCAATACAAGGGTCTAACCCCTTCCCAGGCACGGAAACAAGGGTGA